The following proteins come from a genomic window of Corynebacterium crudilactis:
- a CDS encoding thiamine biosynthesis protein, with translation MSISRTIFGITAVATLSVSLVACAPPNQQDSTIERSNEVLITSQSPTTTSSITSTTPPVAENVAISVAPSELVDGEQITFEITGLNPGSGYYAAICATGTPTPNTAPMCTGETPGFSSQAWLNNSQPSATAAISDNGTATVEITAVSTGTGIDCTTQECVAKVFGDETEGFRHVAETPVVFAAA, from the coding sequence ATGTCTATTTCCCGCACAATCTTTGGTATCACAGCCGTAGCGACTCTCTCGGTATCTCTTGTTGCATGTGCTCCCCCAAATCAACAAGACTCTACAATTGAGCGCAGCAATGAAGTTCTCATTACTTCTCAAAGTCCAACCACAACGTCTTCTATAACAAGTACCACTCCTCCTGTAGCAGAAAATGTAGCCATCTCTGTTGCTCCATCTGAATTAGTTGATGGCGAACAGATTACTTTTGAAATCACTGGTCTCAATCCAGGAAGCGGCTACTACGCTGCAATTTGTGCCACAGGAACACCCACACCAAACACTGCCCCAATGTGCACCGGCGAAACCCCCGGGTTTTCTTCCCAAGCATGGTTAAACAATTCTCAGCCCAGCGCGACCGCTGCAATCTCAGATAATGGCACGGCAACTGTTGAGATAACAGCCGTGTCCACCGGCACAGGCATCGACTGCACCACCCAAGAGTGTGTAGCCAAGGTCTTTGGTGATGAAACTGAAGGCTTCCGTCATGTCGCAGAAACTCCAGTGGTTTTTGCAGCTGCTTAA
- a CDS encoding metallophosphoesterase, translating to MTNVWFSSDLHLGHNFVASLRGFEDPDEHDEVILNNLDSLVAAGDVLWLLGDLSSGAQRAEERALGLIAERLGGVEKHLIPGNHDSCHPMYRHAYKRQHRFLEVFESIQAFQRMKWEGEDVYLSHFPRPGQDHPGMESRFDDLRLRVPLLVHGHLHSQFPMTGLGQVDIGVEAWGLKPAPLELVQLKLWESLSEKI from the coding sequence ATGACTAATGTGTGGTTTAGCTCTGACCTTCATTTAGGTCACAATTTTGTGGCATCATTGCGTGGTTTCGAAGATCCAGACGAACATGATGAAGTAATTCTGAACAATCTGGACAGCCTTGTTGCTGCAGGGGATGTGCTGTGGCTCTTGGGGGATTTATCTTCAGGCGCGCAGCGAGCGGAAGAACGCGCGCTGGGCTTGATTGCTGAGCGGTTGGGCGGCGTCGAAAAGCATCTTATTCCAGGCAATCACGATTCCTGTCATCCGATGTACCGGCATGCATATAAGCGACAGCACCGGTTTTTGGAAGTATTTGAATCCATCCAGGCATTTCAGCGGATGAAATGGGAAGGTGAAGATGTATATCTGTCTCATTTCCCCCGACCCGGGCAGGATCATCCTGGCATGGAATCTCGTTTTGATGATTTACGTTTGCGCGTGCCACTTTTGGTGCATGGGCACCTACATTCGCAATTTCCGATGACCGGTCTTGGTCAAGTAGACATTGGCGTTGAAGCCTGGGGTTTAAAACCTGCACCACTAGAGTTGGTACAGCTGAAATTGTGGGAATCACTGAGCGAAAAGATTTAA
- a CDS encoding BCCT family transporter, translating to MSTIPGKGLPASQEPSEEAHYPHDTHPGLVPGISVDDQRNKFGLDKVVFGATAVLILAFIIWGISSPDSVASVSSTMFSWAMTNTGWLLNFVMLIGISTMLYIAFSRYGRIKLGTDEDQPEFSRFSWIAMMFGAGIGVGIFFFGPSEPLWHYLSPPPHTVEGSTPESLHQALAQSHFHWGLSAWGLYALVGGSLAYSSYRRGRVTLISSTFRSLFGEKTDGIAGRLIDIMAIIATLFGTAATLGLSAIQVGQGVQIISGASEITNTVLILIIAVLTIGFIISAVSGVSKGIRYLSNINITLTLGLVLFVFITGPTLFLLNLIPSSVLEYGSKFFSMAGKSLSWGQETIEFQAGWTAFYWAWWIAWTPFVGMFIARISRGRTLREFALITMAVPSFILILAFTIFGGTAITMNRENVAGFDGNSSAEQVLFDMFSNLPLYSITPFILIFVLAVFFITSADSASVVMGTMSSRGNPKPNKLVVVFWGLCMMGIAVVMLLAGGESALTGLQNLTILIAIPFALVLIMMAIAFIKDLSTDPAAIRHTYAKAAISNAVVRGLEEHGDDFELAVEPAEEGRGAGASFDSTAGHITEWYQRTDEEGNEVDYDFSTGEWADGWSTESVDNASSPDTDATPEADKKD from the coding sequence ATGTCCACCATTCCCGGCAAAGGTTTGCCTGCATCTCAAGAACCATCTGAGGAAGCTCATTATCCTCACGACACCCACCCCGGACTTGTTCCGGGTATTTCGGTCGATGATCAACGAAACAAATTCGGCCTAGACAAAGTCGTTTTCGGCGCTACTGCAGTGTTAATTTTGGCGTTTATCATCTGGGGCATTTCAAGCCCAGATTCTGTGGCTTCAGTTTCTTCCACAATGTTTAGCTGGGCCATGACCAATACTGGTTGGCTCTTGAACTTTGTCATGCTGATCGGTATCAGCACCATGCTCTACATTGCATTTTCGAGGTATGGCCGCATCAAACTCGGCACCGACGAAGATCAACCTGAGTTTTCCCGCTTCTCCTGGATCGCCATGATGTTTGGTGCCGGCATTGGTGTCGGCATTTTCTTCTTTGGTCCTTCAGAACCACTGTGGCATTACCTCTCACCACCGCCACACACTGTGGAGGGTTCTACCCCAGAGTCCCTACATCAGGCTCTTGCGCAATCACATTTCCACTGGGGGCTGTCTGCATGGGGTCTATACGCCTTGGTTGGTGGCTCTTTAGCTTATTCTAGCTACCGTCGTGGCCGTGTGACGCTGATCAGTTCTACGTTCCGTTCCCTCTTTGGTGAGAAAACCGACGGAATCGCGGGACGCCTCATCGATATTATGGCGATCATTGCCACATTGTTTGGTACTGCAGCAACCCTAGGTTTGTCCGCAATCCAGGTTGGCCAAGGCGTTCAAATTATTTCTGGAGCTTCAGAGATCACTAATACTGTATTGATCCTCATCATTGCAGTTTTGACTATCGGTTTCATTATTTCTGCAGTATCTGGTGTATCCAAGGGCATTCGTTATTTGTCCAATATCAATATCACCTTGACGCTTGGTTTAGTGCTCTTCGTATTCATCACCGGACCTACCTTGTTCTTGCTTAACCTCATCCCATCCAGCGTGCTCGAATACGGAAGTAAATTCTTCTCTATGGCTGGAAAATCTTTATCCTGGGGACAAGAAACTATTGAGTTCCAGGCAGGCTGGACTGCGTTCTACTGGGCATGGTGGATTGCTTGGACACCATTCGTGGGCATGTTTATTGCGCGAATTTCCCGTGGTCGCACCTTGCGCGAATTTGCGCTGATCACCATGGCTGTGCCGTCTTTCATTCTTATTTTGGCGTTCACTATCTTTGGTGGCACAGCTATCACGATGAACCGAGAAAACGTCGCTGGTTTTGATGGCAATTCTTCAGCAGAACAAGTGTTGTTTGATATGTTCAGCAACCTTCCGCTCTACTCCATCACACCATTCATCTTGATTTTTGTGTTGGCTGTTTTCTTTATCACTTCAGCCGACTCCGCTTCTGTAGTCATGGGAACGATGAGTTCTCGAGGTAATCCAAAGCCGAACAAATTGGTTGTTGTGTTCTGGGGTCTGTGCATGATGGGTATTGCTGTGGTCATGCTGCTCGCAGGCGGTGAATCTGCACTTACTGGTTTACAGAACCTGACCATTTTGATTGCTATCCCATTTGCTTTGGTGCTGATCATGATGGCGATTGCTTTTATCAAGGATCTCTCCACTGACCCAGCTGCGATTCGCCACACGTACGCAAAAGCAGCGATCTCTAATGCTGTTGTGCGTGGTTTGGAAGAACATGGCGATGACTTTGAGCTTGCCGTTGAGCCGGCAGAAGAAGGCCGTGGCGCCGGCGCTTCCTTTGATTCCACCGCTGGTCACATCACTGAGTGGTACCAGCGCACCGATGAAGAAGGCAATGAAGTTGATTATGACTTCTCAACTGGCGAATGGGCCGATGGCTGGTCTACTGAATCTGTGGATAATGCATCATCTCCAGATACAGACGCTACTCCCGAAGCAGACAAGAAAGACTAG
- a CDS encoding three-helix bundle dimerization domain-containing protein: protein MANTASNITTLRPAQQDALWSVREDLHARFDGLVDPAQVDVILDSAAANRDAKITVFSKIFIAREATAALQQIAGNVNADLLDFIALNRGMAA, encoded by the coding sequence ATGGCTAACACAGCTTCTAACATCACAACACTTCGTCCAGCACAGCAGGATGCGCTGTGGAGCGTACGTGAAGATCTTCACGCTCGCTTTGACGGCCTGGTCGACCCTGCCCAGGTAGACGTAATTTTGGATAGTGCTGCGGCAAACCGCGACGCCAAGATCACAGTCTTCAGCAAGATCTTCATTGCCCGCGAAGCAACTGCTGCACTTCAGCAGATCGCTGGCAACGTCAACGCAGACCTGCTTGATTTCATTGCCCTTAACCGTGGCATGGCAGCATAA
- a CDS encoding lamin tail domain-containing protein — translation MVEVKKLNLLVAPIATSLVFCNIAVAANAEELTASPVVINEVESNGDPIGDFVELANTDTVNSLDISGWSLVDDKDEDAVILPAGTEIESGGYFVIYTDSTTHVSTHNTYGGTDHFGLGKDDTVTLRNATGETVASYSWKDLGKHAENTYGRIPDMVGEFADTGASTPGAKNIASDGTTDPGLVHNAQLPFHDAEVKAVELGGAFSGSDMSGADFDAEGTAWIANNGTGGIYALTHNPANNTYELAGQWTTTYPSGEGTLDAEGIAVADNGDIYIATERNNSDKSTSRPSILKFANPTGLEGQQVALQEWNLSEFTGPIGANGGLEAIVQLEGSIFAVGVEDTGDVLVVDLASDTPVLVQRYESPFEGVMALDYNAETKQLSVVCDEACDGSSEIVTWNGAELTKSDDFIYERPANLGNWANEGFATYTTELECTDGSTVSATSYLWADDASTNNFNSLNSAQVIDGDCELVGTDDEDETPTPGKPSDNSSSAFAAGSVAGSLATTLLAVVGIAGAVGGFIQQILAAFPQLKQFIRF, via the coding sequence GTGGTTGAAGTGAAAAAACTTAATCTCCTCGTGGCACCCATTGCTACTTCCCTAGTGTTCTGCAATATCGCAGTTGCAGCTAACGCGGAGGAACTTACCGCCTCCCCAGTTGTTATCAATGAAGTTGAATCCAACGGCGATCCAATCGGAGACTTCGTCGAATTGGCCAATACCGATACCGTTAATTCCCTTGATATCTCCGGTTGGTCTTTGGTAGATGACAAAGATGAAGACGCAGTAATCCTGCCAGCGGGAACTGAGATTGAGTCCGGTGGATACTTTGTTATCTACACCGATTCCACCACCCATGTATCCACCCATAACACTTATGGTGGAACTGACCACTTCGGCTTGGGCAAAGATGACACCGTAACTTTGCGTAATGCAACAGGTGAAACGGTTGCTTCCTATTCCTGGAAGGATCTGGGCAAGCACGCAGAAAACACCTATGGACGTATTCCGGATATGGTTGGCGAGTTCGCGGATACTGGTGCTTCTACTCCAGGCGCAAAAAATATCGCCAGCGACGGCACCACCGATCCAGGTCTTGTACATAACGCTCAACTTCCTTTCCATGATGCGGAAGTAAAGGCTGTTGAACTCGGTGGCGCATTTAGTGGCAGCGATATGTCTGGCGCTGATTTCGACGCAGAAGGCACTGCATGGATTGCGAACAATGGCACCGGTGGCATCTACGCGCTCACCCATAATCCGGCCAACAACACTTATGAACTTGCAGGTCAGTGGACCACCACTTACCCATCAGGTGAAGGCACCTTAGATGCAGAGGGCATCGCAGTTGCGGACAACGGCGATATTTACATTGCTACCGAGCGCAACAACTCAGACAAGAGCACGTCCCGTCCATCCATCTTGAAGTTTGCTAACCCAACTGGTTTGGAAGGCCAGCAGGTTGCTCTCCAAGAATGGAACCTGTCTGAGTTCACTGGCCCGATTGGTGCCAACGGTGGACTGGAGGCAATTGTTCAGCTTGAAGGTTCCATTTTCGCAGTTGGCGTAGAAGACACCGGCGATGTTTTGGTCGTTGATCTGGCTTCCGACACACCAGTTCTGGTGCAGCGCTATGAGTCTCCTTTTGAAGGCGTGATGGCACTTGATTACAACGCGGAAACCAAGCAGCTGAGCGTTGTCTGCGATGAAGCCTGCGATGGCTCTTCGGAAATCGTTACCTGGAATGGTGCAGAGCTTACCAAGTCTGATGATTTCATCTACGAGCGTCCAGCTAACCTCGGCAATTGGGCTAATGAAGGTTTTGCGACGTACACCACGGAACTTGAATGCACCGACGGCAGCACCGTTTCAGCAACCAGCTACCTCTGGGCAGACGATGCTTCCACCAATAACTTCAATTCCTTGAACTCCGCCCAGGTTATTGATGGCGATTGCGAACTTGTTGGCACCGACGATGAGGACGAAACCCCTACACCAGGCAAGCCTTCTGACAATTCCTCTTCTGCCTTCGCTGCTGGCAGTGTTGCTGGTTCATTGGCAACCACGCTCCTTGCAGTAGTGGGAATTGCAGGCGCTGTTGGTGGATTTATCCAGCAGATCCTTGCTGCATTCCCACAGCTTAAGCAGTTCATCCGTTTCTAA